The proteins below come from a single Drosophila busckii strain San Diego stock center, stock number 13000-0081.31 chromosome X, ASM1175060v1, whole genome shotgun sequence genomic window:
- the LOC108605399 gene encoding alpha-protein kinase 1, translating into MNLLGALFVLATCSLCGLTSADISLKLQQQPNRFEESNYGDSRYQIFEVHNHYANKQRAYLPPVSATDAAIREEIHIHHQQQQQQQPSPAGDEHLDISYLGLDHEANLPTYPQATVASVATSVPQQVQQQSVPQPPQQQPAVFRGPAYLPPTAITPSIETQQQHQSAGQSYQAPDYLPPVVSPLEQQSHQQYVAPTSTATVASYSQHQQQQQQAYQAAAYLPPSSSSEYQAPGYLPPGYDFANPDQLPASQVATQGTPVATPYNAPSYLPPGYDDVKTPAPLPQPQPTVVYHAPQQRQQQQQQQQQQQQQQQQQQQQQRTLPGTLPDGYDFIKPDNFEAAIAELHSLQTQTKLLKEQQQQKQHLRLQQSTLQIGGVVYGMHTLSSFMSNVQPLARYGQQQHHVQQQQQQVQQQQQFVAVAPMYREQSKRPRYYAPAMSYSSNALTAQQQHHHQQQQQQILTQSRTALSLQAQQSLQKFMPREMQMAVNVAVAATVPVPRGSSKVRTVQIVKPHAVRTFKVLEAYDNAGVKTIKILGTTNEQPTGPHHVVKVVTQETAHGEEHVQTVRIFDDQPAYAPQAVATAAAATNNAYLPPTGPRPRTRIARQASSSSN; encoded by the exons ATGAAT TTACTTGGCGCTCTTTTTGTGCTCGCCACCTGCTCACTATGTGGATTAACTTCAGCAGACATATCgttgaagctgcagcaacaaccgAATCGCTTTGAGGAGAGCAACTATGGAGATTCGCGTTATCAAATCTTCGAGGTGCACAATCATTATGCCAACAAGCAGCGTGCCTATCTGCCACCAGTGTCTGCAACAGATGCTGCCATACGCGAAGAGATACACAtacatcatcagcagcagcagcagcagcagccgtcaCCAGCTGGGGATGAGCACTTGGATATATCGTATTTGGGCTTGGATCATGAGGCTAATTTGCCAACATATCCacaagcaacagttgcaagtgTGGCAACGTCCGTGCCacagcaagtgcaacagcaatcaGTGCCT caaccaccacagcagcaaccagctgTGTTTAGAGGACCTGCCTACTTGCCGCCCACAGCCATAACGCCCAGCATAGaaacgcagcaacaacatcaa TCGGCAGGTCAGAGCTATCAGGCGCCTGATTACTTGCCACCAGTTGTATCACCATTGGAGCAACAGTCCCATCAGCAATATGTAGCCCCAACCAGCactgcaacagttgccagcTATTCacagcaccaacagcaacagcaacaagcctACCAAGCAGCCGCCTATTTGCCaccaagcagcagc TCTGAATATCAAGCCCCTGGCTATTTACCACCTGGCTATGACTTTGCCAATCCCGATCAGCTGCCTGCGTCCCAAGTTGCCACACAAGGCACACCTGTTGCTACGCCATATAACGCACCAAGCTATCTGCCGCCTGGCTATGATGATGTCAAGACACCAGCACCGCTGCCGCAGCCACAACCCACAGTCGTTTACCATGCCccacagcagcgacaacagcagcagcaacaacaacaacaacaacaacaacaacaacaacagcagcagcagcagcagcgaacatTGCCTGGCACCTTGCCAGATGGTTATGACTTCATCAAGCCAGACAACTTtgaagcagcaattgctgagCTGCACAGTCTGCAGACGCAAACGAAATTGTTgaaggagcaacagcagcagaagcaacacTTGCGACTGCAGCAGTCAACGTTGCAAATCGGAGGTGTTGTCTATGGC ATGCATACGCTAAGCAGTTTCATGAGCAATGTGCAACCCTTGGCGCGTTatggacagcagcaacatcatgtgcagcagcagcagcagcaagtgcaacagcagcaacaatttgttgcagtggCACCCATGTACAGAGAGCAATCAAAGCGACCACGTTATTATGCGCCTGCCATGTCCTACAGCAGCAATGCATTgacagcacaacagcaacatcatcatcagcaacagcaacagcaaatctTGACGCAGTCACGCACCGCTTTAAGCCTTCAAGCACAGCAGTCGCTGCAGAAGTTTATGCCACGCGAAATGCAAATGGCCGTGAATgtagctgtggctgccactgtGCCCGTGCCACGCGGCAGTTCCAAAGTGCGGACCGTGCAAATCGTCAAGCCGCATGCAGTGCGCACCTTTAAGGTGCTGGAGGCCTATGACAACGCTGGAGTGAAGACCATTAAGATCTTGGGTACCACCAATGAGCAGCCAACGGGACCACATCACGTTGTCAAGGTTGTCACCCAGGAGACGGCCCATGGCGAAGAACATGTGCAGACAGTCCGCATCTTCGATGACCAGCCAGCGTATGCGCCACAAGCAGTGGcaactgccgccgccgccaccaacAACGCTTACTTGCCGCCAACtgggccacgcccacgcacgCGTATTGCACgtcaagccagcagcagcagcaac
- the LOC108606037 gene encoding LOW QUALITY PROTEIN: glycine-rich protein DOT1 (The sequence of the model RefSeq protein was modified relative to this genomic sequence to represent the inferred CDS: inserted 1 base in 1 codon; deleted 4 bases in 3 codons): MPAVCMSVFIRGASSEATQDTNCNTMKAFVCLLLIGAASVTAKPKPGGGWSSGGGGGGGGHGGGGGHGGGGGGDIQILKVITESGGGGAGGGLVFGGGGGGGRAGAGFGGGGGGGWSSGGGGGAVDSSGADGGVAAAAAWILKIVKLYSLGSAGGGGGHGGGGGGHGGGGGWSSGGGGGGGGGWSSGGGGGGGGGSTKVIKIIKIGXGGGGGHGGGGRRRRCWSSGGGGGGGGGWQPAGGWA, from the exons ATGCCAGCTGTCTGCATGTCAGTGTTCATTCGTGGCGCATCCAGTGAAGCAACGCAGGATACGAATTGCAATACCATGAAA GCCTTTGTCTGTCTCTTGCTGATTGGAGCGGCGAGCGTTACAGCTAAGCCCAAACCTGGAGGCGGCTGGTCTTCCGGCGGCggtggaggaggaggaggacatggcggtggcggtggaCACGGTGGAGGTGGTGGAGGGGATATACAGATCCTCAAGGTTATAACAGAGAGCGGTGGCGGCGGGGCGGGTGGCGGCTTGGTCTTCGGC ggcggaggaggaggaggaagagcGGGGGCTGGTTTC GGTGGTGGGGGAGGAGGTGGATGGTCC TCCGGTGGCGGAGGAGGTGCGGTTGATTCTTCTGGTGCGGACGGAggagtggcggcggcggcggcgtggATATTAAAGATTGTCAAATTATATAGCTTGGGCAGCGCAGGTGGCGGCGGTGGCCATGGAGGCGGTGGCGGCGGACATGGTGGTGGAGGCGGTTGGTCTTCCGGCggtggaggaggaggaggtgGCGGTTGGTCTTCAGGTGGTggaggaggcggcggcggcggttctaccaaagtaataaaaatcatCAAGATTG GTGGAGGAGGTGGGGGACATGGTGGCggcgggcggcggcggcggtgttGGTCTTCCGGAGGTggaggaggcggcggcggtggctggCAACCAGCTGGTGGTTGGGCCTAG
- the LOC108605731 gene encoding transmembrane emp24 domain-containing protein 3: MRDEQLINQSSNKNNTSTTRIPTATTNNYNKMTSSKLLIGLLVTTVLMKCAAAVEFTFDLADNAEDCFHEEIKRNTSAYFEFQVSAGGQLDVDVVLKNPEGQVIYSLERATFDSHQFTAETTGVYTACFSNKFSAFSHKIVYVDFQVGEEAALPGVDEHATVLTQMETSSQAIHKALNDILDSQTHHRLREAQGRKRAEDLNQRVMIWSSLETGAIVFIGVLQILILRNFFTDRKPSQTHYGRL, encoded by the coding sequence atgcgcgaCGAGCAGCTGATaaaccaaagcagcaacaaaaataacactAGCACTACACGTATTCCCACCGCTACcaccaacaactacaacaaaatgaCATCTTCAAAGCTGTTAATTGGCCTGTTGGTAACAACAGTGCTGATGAAGTGCGCCGCCGCCGTGGAATTCACCTTTGATTTGGCGGACAACGCAGAGGATTGTTTTCATGAGGAAATTAAGCGCAATACGAGCGCCTATTTTGAATTCCAAGTATCCGCTGGAGGCCAGCTAGATGTGGATGTTGTGCTTAAGAATCCAGAAGGTCAGGTCATCTATTCGCTGGAGCGTGCTACCTTTGATAGTCATCAGTTCACAGCGGAGACGACTGGAGTTTATACAGCAtgctttagcaacaaattctcAGCGTTCTCGCACAAAATCGTCTACGTGGACTTTCAAGTTGGCGAGGAAGCAGCACTGCCCGGCGTCGATGAGCACGCCACGGTGCTCACACAGATGGAAACTTCTTCCCAAGCGATACACAAGGCCCTCAACGACATACTCGACTCACAGACACATCACCGTCTGCGCGAGGCGCAGGGACGCAAACGCGCCGAAGATCTTAACCAACGTGTCATGATCTGGTCGTCGCTGGAGACGGGTGCCATTGTATTCATTGGTGTTTTGCAAATCTTAATATTGCGCAACTTCTTTACGGATCGCAAGCCCAGCCAAACGCACTATGGCCGTCTCTAA
- the LOC108605857 gene encoding nudC domain-containing protein 1 — MPVVELVVDRNLLCPNFDGYKLSFDAVPVLRQAIEQPLRRQPHSNQYSLLHVELFARHNLLFSDPWARHNCYFINKAHQVVLCSYDEPRGQPQEQRIIYSLERDDQGDAHQQIPGDYNYTLRFISEKYCVLCDGMLTCYLLDTGDRVRGASWQQVTRSAISADESLRGYVLYDARLDIVQERKQISLVAGHVLRRDAATENEIDTHVMQLNWSHWTQDDTAWTYNSCVQLEVKGSVYYCAFEPRAESLVVCSNGELQTRQQREAAQAEHSAAAATAALSRTRLHNGLGQVGVDDYNWTQTAEDVVVRFPLKDGASRNDFNILCTQNQLVVECLTQTLLNGALFAGVDNELTTWTVESEQLQLTLVKRQAQHWPRLLDAEHEAPAEGSATDSDQNVVEQLPIPNLEDPVEECDFPLGSMNDDIKMVRFSLSDLNITHSIYLGATPPLFATSLRAGYPAAFATRQGVDAAVWLQLHQPSREWNVRHEGTLHAFGYVQASKTQRKFVDCCPDLDYAVICETHRHVFIYKPRYDSAGGLRNRNGPQVVIGKQSLVTLDENVGEVLGLVTASNVITVLTAHAVLYLQV; from the exons atgcCGGTTGTCGAATTGGTAGTTGACCGCAATTTGCTTTGCCCTAACTTTGATGGCTACAAACTGTCCTTCGATGCTGTACCAGTGCTACGTCAGGCTATAGAACAGCCGCTGAGACGGCAACCACATTCCAATCAGTACTCGCTTTTACATGTGGAACTTTTTGCAAGACACAATTTGCTCTTTTCGGATCCGTGGGCTCGACACAACTGTtactttataaacaaagcgcatCAGGTGGTTTTATGCTCCTACGATGAGCCACGCGGCCAGCCACAAGAGCAACGGATTATCTACAGCTTAGAGCGTGATGACCAGGGTGATGCCCATCAGCAAATCCCTGGTGACTATAATTACACGCTTCGATTTATTTCTGAAAAGTACTGTGTACTTTGCGATGGCATGCTCACATGTTATTTATTGGACACTGGAGATCGAGTGCGTGGCGCCTCCTGGCAGCAGGTCACGCGTTCAGCCATTTCCGCGGACGAGTCACTGCGCGGCTATGTACTCTACGATGCACGCTTGGACATAGTGCAGGAGCGCAAACAAATCTCGCTTGTGGCTGGCCACGTTTTACGGCGGGATGCTGCAACGGAAAATGAAATAGACACGCATGTCATGCAGCTCAACTGGTCACACTGGACCCAAGATGATACCGCTTGGACATATAACAGCTGCGTCCAGCTGGAGGTCAAAGGTTCTGTCTACTATTGTGCCTTTGAGCCGCGCGCCGAATCATTGGTAGTCTGCTCCAATGGTGAGCTACAAACACGGCAACAGCGTGAGGCGGCACAAGCCGAgcattcagctgcagctgccacagcagcgcTGTCACGTACACGCCTACACAACGGCCTCGGACAGGTGGGAGTTGATGATTACAACTGGACACAGACGGCAGAGGATGTTGTGGTGCGTTTTCCATTAAAGGATGGCGCATCGCGTAATGATTTTAATATACTCTGCACTCAAAACCAGCTGGTGGTTGAATGCCTAACGCAAACGCTGCTAAATGGAGCGCTCTTTGCGGGTGTGGACAATGAATTGACCACATGGACTGTCGAATCAGAGCAATTGCAGTTAACCTTAGTTAAACGGCAGGCACAACATTGGCCACGTCTCTTAGATGCTGAACATGAAGCGCCGGCTGAGGGCTCAGCAACAGACAGTGACCAGAATGTGGTGGAACAGCTGCCCATACCAAACTTGGAAGATCCCGTTGAAGAGTGTGATTTTCCACTTGGCTCCATGAATGATGATATCAAAATGG TACGCTTTAGTTTGTCGGATCTGAACATCACACATTCCATTTATTTGGGCGCTACGCCACCGCTCTTTGCCACCTCATTGCGTGCCGGCTATCCGGCGGCATTTGCTACCCGCCAAGGCGTCGATGCTGCCGTCTGGTTGCAGCTACATCAACCATCGAGGGAGTGGAACGTGCGCCATGAAGGCACCTTGCATGCATTTGGCTATGTGCAGGCTTCAAAGACGCAGCGAAAATTCGTTGACTGCTGCCCAGATCTGGACTATGCCGTTATATGTGAAACTCATCGCcatgtgtttatttataagccaCGATATGATTCTGCTGGTGGGCTGCGCAATCGTAATGGCCCACAGGTTGTTATAGGCAAACAGAGCTTGGTTACCTTGGATGAAAATGTTGGTGAAGTCCTGGGGCTGGTTACTGCATCTAATGTGATAACTGTGCTCACAGCTCATGCTGTGCTATATTTACAAGTCTAA